In Ananas comosus cultivar F153 unplaced genomic scaffold, ASM154086v1, whole genome shotgun sequence, one DNA window encodes the following:
- the LOC109705304 gene encoding lichenase-like, with amino-acid sequence MDSIGICYGMTGDNLPSPPDVVALYKKYFIEKIRIYSPNPEVQNALQLQDLKVAVGVRNEDIPNIAANQTAADKWVSTNISPYNDSGIQYVVVGNEVIGSNLGKYVAPAMANLRNSLNSVKLVAIRVTTSVYTGVLSMSSPPSQGTFSPSVVDDMTAIVSFLNNLPPENPQHVIMVNVHPYFAYAADPEHISLEYALFTATSPVVRDGNLDYYNLFDAMVDAFYAALEKIGGASIEV; translated from the coding sequence ACAGCATAGGTATTTGTTACGGAATGACAGGTGATAATCTTCCATCTCCTCCTGATGTTGTGGCCCTCTACAAGAAGTATTTCATAGAAAAAATCAGAATTTACAGCCCTAACCCTGAGGTCCAAAACGCCCTCCAGTTGCAAGACCTCAAAGTCGCCGTCGGTGTCAGAAACGAAGACATACCCAACATCGCAGCTAACCAAACAGCGGCAGACAAGTGGGTGAGTACAAATATTTCGCCTTACAATGATTCAGGAATCCAGTATGTCGTGGTTGGCAACGAGGTCATAGGGAGCAACTTGGGAAAGTACGTAGCTCCAGCGATGGCGAACCTTCGCAACTCATTGAACTCTGTGAAACTAGTAGCTATTAGGGTGACGACGTCAGTCTACACTGGTGTCCTTAGCATGTCAAGTCCACCATCTCAGGGCACATTCTCTCCTAGTGTAGTTGATGACATGACAGCCATTGTGTCGTTCTTGAACAATCTGCCACCAGAGAACCCGCAACATGTGATAATGGTCAATGTTCACCCTTACTTTGCTTACGCCGCAGATCCAGAACACATCTCTCTCGAATATGCACTGTTCACAGCAACAAGTCCGGTCGTAAGAGATGGGAACTTGGATTACTATAATCTTTTCGACGCCATGGTTGATGCTTTTTATGCTGCTTTGGAGAAGATAGGAGGAGCTAGTATAGAGGTT